From the genome of Nicotiana sylvestris chromosome 1, ASM39365v2, whole genome shotgun sequence:
ACTGTTGAACCAAGAAAAATTATTCAGCTGATGAGAGACTCAAACAATTAGAAAGAAAAAAGCAATGAACTATTTAAatattgttataaatatattatattatggatattcatttagtactccgttgtaaataagcttcctgaagaagcttatccatatgggactccaccgtaaatatgtttatctatttaagtactctattggaaataagcttcctgaagaagcttatcacttcgatacccggttatggataaacattacccccggtagaagattatccataccgggtataataagcttatcctttcagtatccagttatggataaacattacccccggtagaagattatccattccgagtataataagcttatcctttcagtacccagttatggataaatattatccccgatagaagattatccataccgggtataataagcttatcctttcagtacccagttatggataaacattacccccggtagaagattatccataccgggtataataagcttatcctttcagtactccgttatggataaacattgctctcagtagaagattatccatatctggtatagtagcagcttacacaacaacttcctttcttctataaatagaagagatttcagttcattatgtacatcaatttgaattcgaataatatatcagtttctctctatacttgtctttactttatagtctttattttataacacgttatcagcacgagactcttccatctcgagcaaatattttgagagtatctgaggtaagaactttcttttcctaaataatgtcaaatctttctaaacttgaatttgtagccctggatatatcgggcaaaagctacatgtcttgggtgcttgatgctgaaattcatcttgatgcgatgggtctggcagacaccatcaaagacaaaaatcaggcatcaaaccaagaccgtgccaaagcaatgatattcctacgccatcaccttgatgagggcctgaaaatggaatatcttactgttaaagatccagtcatactgtggaataatttgaaagatagatatgaccacctgaagatggtcgttcttccacaggcacgatatgattggactcatctaaggctacaagattttaaatctatcagtgagtataattctgctatgttcagaattatttcccaattgaagttatgtggtgataatattactgatcatgatatgttggagaaaactttcaccacttttcatgcctcgaatatgctcctgcagcagcaatatcgagagatgggatttaaaaagtattctgaacttatctcacatcttcttatagcagagcaacataatgggctattaatgaaaaatcatgaaagccgacctattggttcttgtccattccctgaagtgaatgagacgaacttccaccaagctaaacgtggaagaggtcgtggccccagtcgtggtcatggccgtggtcggggaagaaaccccaatcatggtaataataatgcaccaaagaagcctcctcaccaccagcagtggaaaaggaaggaacaaaagcatgaagcggtgcaagcgccaaatgcagaaaatgcatgctatagatgtggaggaaaagggcactggtcacgtacttgtcgtacgccaaagcacctggttgagctttatcaagcctccctgaagaagacagagaaaaatgctgaagcaaattttatttctgaagataatttagacttcatgcatttggatgtagctgattactttgcactcccagaaggagaaacaagtcatgtaatcggtggtgaatctgtagaaatgtaaatattttaatttttgttatttgtaatagatagtatggttatgtaattgttgtacataaagaaaaattatgatttgataatgatgtttactataatatatcttgtttatgtcattttgaagaatatggataacattattagatcaacttaaactctagcagagtttgcaagaaatatacaaccacaagaagtggttatatttcatatatctcattgtaattatattttgttaactaccagaagtggtatatgcctatgatcaccagaagtgataatttaggctttctatggttacaattgaagataagctacataaatattctctatattaaatgcacgcctcgatttgctcctgaagtagtaaatattttaaaagaagttgaggcatcacaatttgatgtgattaatgcgcattcagataattatgttcgatttcctgaaggatgagaacttttgataatattaatccattccctgaagtgaatgtgacaatactaataagtcgggtaaatatgaacgcgctcttgatgtgaatacattacaattcacctccagaagagttaatataattgagagaatatatactcaatatttcgtattttaaatttgctcctgaagaagtaacacaattgaaattgcctcctgaagtggaaaaatattatgaagaggagttttcgtgtgcttaaacaattgttttacattgtttatttgattgtgattttctctcatgacaccagcagtgtctgagcaatatttgatagtacaaaatgtatcaacaactcctgaagagctaaatgtttgcctaaagaatacatgacaccagtagtgccagataaatattagattgtggataataaatgaaggctctcgaagagcttatatacaaatatgtcattcatattatatgattatggttaaaacatatgttgtagtaaacctgaagtttactaatacaaatgattatcatattgagactacaaatgattggaagattgataatcttcatgtttccacaatcatagggggtaaaataatatgtatgtgagaagttacccgccttattctttaatttgtactatatcatgtatcacagtaaaccagaagtttactaaagcaaaagtttatgccatagtaaaccagaagtttactaagagatagcacatgacatgataaacttgaagttttcatttgccatttttaaatgagctatttgagaattcagataagcatatactaaagaactagaagattcttcaggaattctcatgtgttgcttgttctcataatgaattgattataccagctaaagttgggactaagacccctgattctgaaatatataaaaggtgaatatgggcccgttcacctatcatgtgaaccacttataggtgcatatatgagatggttacatgtgtaattattgtcaacctgcagtttggcatttggaattgcttttctcgattaagagcataattttcagattatgaaatcaagacagttcatcttgataatgttggtttatatccaagctggtttagcattgaatacctcctattaatggctaaaccattgcttatgagaacaaagcttcatgtgttggtctaagattttctaaattgcatatagcaacacttgtatgcatcagatcaacaatatatgataagtcctcccttcacaattggtttaagatcagaaaccaaatatttttactatcttttgtagcgtggtatatgattaatttctctaccataatacacaaagatatgtttcccaaagatgattggggatatatgttagtttttctaacatttgggggatggaataaacagttgaaaaatatgctatatgaatcgaattatcatgatcctcacttagaagataattcaagtcgaatgccagaagcatttgctgatccaaaattaaatatcatatttcagctgcaaatgctcctattaaaattaaagtccctgaaggatagagtttactgtacgcatgaagcgtggtagaccaatcggttccaaaggtaacaatccttgaaaaatagtaggagctaatgatcaaaatgatcataatgaggaggaaataagctctagaagagcccacgacataacatttcatgaaactcccgaaaaagttcaggtacctgaaaataaagaaagtgatgagatctccacaagttatgtcgcttcggaactgacacaaaatgatcgtcgacgatatatttaatacaatatagtgcacaatattgtaaaagattgtgaggatcggactagcagtccagacacttgaagatgtcataccatttagatacaagtcttaacctatatgacttatttggctaaatctatatgaagatccttgaaggattgaaaatgcccgaagcatataattcaaagtcttgagaaatgtactcgatcaaattataaagatctttgtacggtttaaagcaatctgtgcgcgtgtggtataatcgcctcagtaaatatttgctgaaagaaagttacataaattatactatttgtccatgtatttttataaagaaaatgtcatcaaaatttgttacacttgctgtttatgttggtgacataaatcttattggaactccagaagagctccaaaagggtcttaaaaatactttaacatggacaaagtgtacccattaagtacaccaatgaatattcaatcatttgaagtgaataaggatctgttccaacctctagaagaggatgaggagctccttggtcctgaaatactctatctcggtgtagatgatgcacttatttatcttgctaatgctaacaaaagtggtgcagatcgtattggtaatgcagatgcaggttatttatccgatacccataaagctcgatttcaaaccggcaaacaaggagtgcatatgattgagatcagtgattcattcgagaaacatgtgggttggaatgcgataaaagacccacaatattatacggagacaatgtttcatgcatagcactattaaagggaggatttataaaaggagatagaacgaagaacatttcaccagaattattctacatacatgatcttcaggaaaattgtgacattgatgtgcatcaaattagttcaagtgacaatccaacagattgtctttaccaacatcaatttttgagaatatggtatacaagattggaatgcggagactcaaatatttgaaataaggttttcttcagggggagtaaaatgcgcgttgtactctttttcccttactaaggtttttcccacagggttttccttataaggtttttaatgaggcactcagcaatgcgtattactaaatatgtgtactctttttccttcactaggattttttcccacgtggtttttcctagtgaggttttaatgagacacattatcttttaatgaacatccaagggggagtgttataaatatattatattatggatgttcatttagtactctgttgtaaataagcttcctgaagaagcttatccatatgggactccaccgtaaatatgtttatctatttaagtactctattggaaataagcttcctgaagaagcttatcacttcgatacccggttatggataaacattacccccggtagaagattatccataccgggtataataagcttatcctttcagtacccagttatggataaatattatccccggtagaagattatccataccgggtataataagcttatcctttcagtacccagttatggataaacattacccccggtagaagattatccataccgggtataataagcttatcctttcagtacccagttatggataaacattacccccggtagaagattatccatatcgggtataataagcttatcctttcagtactccgttatggataaacattgctctcagtagaagattatccatatctggtatagtagcagcttacacagcagcttcctttcttctataaatagaagagatttcagttcattatgtacatcagtttgaattcgaataatatatcagtttctctctatacttgtctttattttatagtctttattttataacaaatacttaatttttttaaaagttatattttttcttttgcagAAAGCTTTCTGAAAAATTGTCCAAACGATAGAACGTATTTCTGAAATCTAAATTATTTCGTTGTATTGTATCTTCTTCATGGTGGACTAATTGAATGTTCATCACTACACTTAAAAAATTTAGAAAAAGAACTAACACCTTCAACACTTAGAGCTCCGCCCAAAACCAAGAGAAAAAGGGGCTAGGAGCCTAGAGTTAATGAAATTGGAAATCCTTCCAACCGCTGAATTGAACCACCAACAAGGTGAAAGTTAAAGTAATCAACCAATTGAGCTATAAAAGTTAACTGTTTTAGACTAAAAATTAGACGAATTCTTTATTTGAAACTTATTCTTGAAAGAGTGGAGGGTTTCATCTTTCATTCAATGGATGCTCTTACAAGGTATTCTCGAACAAaactctttaaaaaaaaaaatttagattTTCTTTACGGTTGGAAGCTTCCTTCAAAATTTGGGCAGAAGCAGCCCAACCGAAATTTACCTCTCAAGAGTAGTGCTTTTATAGAGGAAACTAGAAGCCATTAGAGCTGCGTTTGAGCTAAAACCCACAACATGTTAACTAATACTGGCATCAGCCATCAATATCACACTCAAAATCAGCGAAAAATTAGGCAGAAAGGCTAATGATCACGCATTTGCGTTCAAAGGATAATGAACCCTTCTTTCATGGAAACTTTGATCCTATCTAAAGAACATAAATACGAGCAATCACCTGAATCAAGATTTCCACCTTTCatgaggaaaagaagaaaaaataatgcaCAAGGAAGCGGTAAAGTAGCAAAGCTAAAGTATACACACTTCATGTTGATTGGGAGCCAGAAGAGGAGTCATTCACATAAAGTCATGGATCAATTCATCCATCAAAGATGAAAGGATCACTTTCTCAATGTCAACACCCTCTTCAAAGGCTTCAAAGCTAAAATCAGTCCACTTGCCATGTTGTGTGCTCATGTCCTTGTCGACAACCTCATCCACCATCAACTCTTCCATGCTTGTCCAACCAGCAATCTCTCTGTACACTTCTTCTGCCAACCACTCCTTTCTTTGGACCAGTGCCGTCCACTTTGCCCAAACTTCAAAACTTCCACCGGAACTCTGTTTACATCTGAATTCCAGACATTCAACCACCGAGTCAAACAATACTCTCCTCTTAATCTTCAACTGCTCTTCTACATTTTTATTCGTTCGAGTCTTCTGATTCTCCAACTGGTCAAAGAGATCGAGAGAAATAATGCTCTGAGCCTCACCCAGCAAAAAATCTTCCAACATCAAGTCCGAACTTCTAATTATATCTCTAATATATCTAAACTCCCAGTAAGGTGATTCATCGAAATTTGTGGAAGTTGATGCAGTAGTGGAATCCTCTCCACCTTTGTCAGCAAGAGAAACTGAAGAGGCTGAGTCCAATAACTCTGCATCACTTTCAACCAAATGGGTCCTCATGCAGCTTTTCCAATTCATCATTTCCTGAGATCCATCAGACAGATGGTACTTGCTCCCTGAATCATAAAGTTTCACCAGTCAGAATTTACCTTCTTCCTATAATTAGTTTGTCGAAGAAAACACTGTAACAAAATTAGAGAATCAAGATTTATGCATATATACAAAATTGATCAGAAGAAGTTCAATCTTGCAATGAAGTAGTCAATGTATGTGTACAAATCTGAAGAAAGAGTACACACTGAACAGAATTTAGACAGATCTGCATAAAGATGGAATTGGGCGAGGTAGAACCAGAGGAACAAGAAAAAGACATAATACTCTAGGAAACTACCAAATAAAATGTCAATTCCTGAGTAAGGAAACATTTTATAAAACTACACCTGCCTTTCTTCAATACTGAAGAAAGTTGTATGTTTACGATAGGAAACATCCAAACAGAAATTAAAGGGAGAGCTTGAAGTCTTGGACGCATAAATAGAAGGTGTAACCCAAGGTAAATGCAAACTTCGAACATGTATTCAGCCAGCTCATCTTTTATCTGTTATTTTTATTACTAAAGGTGCCTTGGGGTTCTTTTCACTTTAATTAGGCAATGTTCATTACGACTTAAATACTTTAACCAAAAGTAGATGAAATAGGACAAGTAATAATCCCACTTGAAGGAGAggaagataatatttatccatggAGTTGAGAGACGAGAACTTCTGCAACCTTTGTCCAAACCATGTGATAATCATGCAAGATGGGATGagcaaaaaatacaaaattatcTTATCCCACATTATCGCTGTAATAAACGTTACCTTAAGGTTATCCTACTGctgtttcccaaagtacttttcCTATTTTCCATTTTTATCCATATAGCAAAGCCAGGCTCATTTTGCTAAGTGGCAAAGTTTCTAAGTTTTGAGATTGAAAATATAATACAAAATGCCTTGTAAGAAGAAAAACATGCAATATGATTCTTTTGATTTTTACGACGGCTGTGTGCGAGTCAGCTTGCACGCACCTCGACTATTTCACCGGGTACCTGCTACCTCTCCACCAACACAAGTACCGAGTTAACTGTGCATACTAAGATTAGGCGGATGAGAAGCAATCACCTAGTGCTTCTCGTCTCTGTTGGAACTTGAACCCTGACCTCCGAGGTACGCACCCACTTCATGACCACTAGGCCACATCCTTGGGTGCAATAATACAAAATGATACTACCAGGTCTTATTTTGGTCATAGTGTACTATCTTTTAAAAGTCAAAATAAACCGCAGAAAGATCCACCAGATCTTATCTGGGTGTTAGTGTACATAGTTTAAAAGGTAAAACAAAATGGCCATTCTGCACATGTACTTCTATGAAAAAACCATTCCTAATATCAACAAAATTATCATCCGGACTCTCTTTTCTCACTCTACTAATACCTATATTGAGGTGAAATATATTTGAACACAAGAAAATACTAGTAAATACCATTAAAAATTTATGGCACAAAATAAACTCTTTCAGCTAAGTCAAtaatatatactccctccgtttcatattatatgaggtagtttgactcggcacgaagtttaagaaaaagaatgaagatttttgaaacttgtggtcttaaaagcttaaggggtaaaaagtttgtggggccatgacatttgtgtggctataaaagcttctcattaagggtaaatgggaatgaaagagtttaaagttgaattatttccaaatttagaaatgtgtcatttgttttggaacagactaaaacggaaagtacctcatttaatatgaaacggaggaaGTATATGACTACCACTCCGATTGTATGTGATCTATCACCCGATAAGCCATGCCTCATAAACAGATGAATCATCATATTTAAACAGGAAGAAACTAAAAATCAGTATTATTACCATCAGTAGTTAAACTTCTGTAGCTGTCCAAGGAGTTGCAACTGCCTCCTGAGTTAGAAGGTTCCAAACTTGAGACCAGACTAGAACAGGGGACACTAAATTCTCTTTCACACATAAAGCTGCTGGCAGTTTTAGGTTTTTctacctttttgggaccctgaAATTGTTGCAGATAAGATTAGCCTAGCAcatcatttcttttaagaaaaagaaatacagtAATAATATAGAAATAGGACTTCAACGACAGCAGCTATGCCTCAATCCCAAACTAGCTGAATTTGCATATACACAATTTTTTAATGTTATTGTTAACAATTGGATAGCAAATCAATCAACTATGTCAGTCTCAAACTAGTAGGAATCGAATATATGAATCCTTGCATCCCCAAATCAGAGGATTTATCATAGTTAAACCAATTTTCACACTAGCTGTCAACCTAACGCAAAGCTCCTCTTTGTCTGGGTTTAGGACCAACATGCTGTCACATCGGCAGAATTTGAGTGTAACAACTGGACTAATGAGGAAAACTGAAAGATgcagaaaacaagaaaaaagaaaaagaaaacatgtAGTAAAGTAGGAGATTCGCATAACTGCTTCTATGAAAATAGGCATGTCTATGCCGTAACATCTGAGAGAGGGGGAGAGAAGTTGGAATCTTCCGTTCAGAGGAAATCCCAAAGACATTTTCCTGGAGGTCCTTCCATTTCTAAACCGTCCTTTTATCACTCTAATCATGTCTCTCAGAAAATCTAAATCTGGCATTCAATGATTTGAATTAAACaaatcaaaaaaggaaaaaagtccTTAGACCCTAGACCTCTTTGGCTTATGGTAATGGCACAGAAAGCCTCTTGATATATCTACGCCTACTCTTTTGTTCTGCCTTGAGAAATCAAAGGTAAAAAATGAtgactttgaaaataattcaaaacaaCCCTCATTATTCTTGCTAAGTGGTTGTTGCACGCTTTCACATTTGGCTACTTGTTAGCTATACATACATTTATCTTTTCTATTGATGAACCTCAACCTAAGCATCTGATCTCACCCACTATAATAAGCAATCTCCAGTAATGATAAATAAATCTGAAATCTTCTATTTCTTTTCAGTGAGGACCAAGTATATGCACCATTCTCAATGCAAAAAATCTGTCAAGGCTCAAAACCAGTTAACAGCTCCGACCACATGTCAAAAAGTTTCTTATGCATATGCTCAGTTATATGTATTCCACTTTCTCATTGCTTTACctgttcttttttttctcttcaggATTTTCTTTGGGGTGGGGTGGTAAAAAAATGGAATTTTGAAGCTAAGGGAATATCAGAAATACCTGCCACATCTGAGTTGCAGTAAGCCGGAGGTCATCAACAAAAGAGTGACCATTGTCATCTGCTTTTTCGTGAAGCAAATCAACTTGAGGCCTCTTTCCATATGCTACAATGGACACACTATCTTCCAAAGAATTGGCAGAAATAGAGGCTGTCCCTGTTTTAATGAGATCTTCACAGGATGATCCAACTTTAGAAGTTAATTCTTTAAGTTTTTGTTCTAAGAGCATACCTAAATCATCACCACCGATGACATTCGAACCTAAAGGAGATATCGTTGATGCTCTTGAATCAGACTGATCATCATAAGAACCCGGAAAGAGAGACAAAACATTACTCTTTTCCAACACATGACTTGATGAAGTGGAGCCAGGCAGTGATTTTTTGATGGGTGAGGTGAAAGTAAATGACACAACATCACTCCCATTTTTTCTGTCAGCTGTATCCCAATTGGAGCATCCTTCAATAGTTAAATTACATTTTATAGACCTCTCATCTTTACTCTTCATCAAATTATCAGGACCACATCCATCAGAGTCAATATCTCcattgactggccttttctttccAGTAAAGGACCTCAGTCTGGAGTCCCTAGATGATGAGAGTTCCTTTCCAGCATCGGGTTCTACAAGACTTGCAATCCTGGGAGCAGTAGTGGTATTTACAACAATTCTACTTACAGTCTTGGTTGGCCTAGACATGTCACCAGTGGATGATACTTTTTTCTCTTTGTGGTACGGAGCTAAAGTTTTCAAACTCTCTACATCTTTATAAGATACAGAGTTCTGCTTCTGGTTGTTCTGCCTGAGCACATCAGAGGGCCGGCTGAGTGAAGTTCTTCTTTCCCCAACTTTTTGTAAACTTGGCCGACTTCTAACAGACTTAGACTCATTCTTTTCTTTCTGGTTTGCTGGGTTCTTATTAGCAGTAGATGTCTTTCCCTCTCTTTTCTGAACATTGGTCTTCGCCTGAACTGCAAGTGAAACTGACTTCTCCTTCCCCTTATTTTGGGAGACATCTCTTCTTGATACCTCAGAAGCTCTGAATTGACGTGTATTATCTGATTGAACCTGACCTCTTTCACTGGGTTGTCTTCTGATATGTTTAACAGAATTTTGTTCTTTTGGCCTGTGTGATGCTTCATAAATCCTGGACTGTCTTTGAGCAGCCTCCATTTTATCTTTCAAGTCCCGTATTCTCAAAGGGACAGAGGAAGACCCGGAAGATTGCATCTTCTCTCTGGTTGCGGGTCGAGGACTCTGCTCATATATCTTTGCAGCAGCCTCTAATATGTATGCTGCATTCTTAGGAGGGATGAATCCAGGACTCTTGATAGGAGATAACAATCT
Proteins encoded in this window:
- the LOC104224238 gene encoding uncharacterized protein isoform X1 codes for the protein MEVEKRSSKGGFLQLFDWNIKSRKKLFSNKSELPENSKQGKENTNGSTNLRFEQAHDYGPGSNSKQMYDFYCASSVTEDGSYGQKAPGVVARLMGLDSLPTSKESDPCVNSSFDCHSFRDSPYINFVADFQNEHHMIVDGNMRNKLDGFRRNPVELKLQKVQSRPIERFQSEILPPKSAKPISVTQHRLLSPIKSPGFIPPKNAAYILEAAAKIYEQSPRPATREKMQSSGSSSVPLRIRDLKDKMEAAQRQSRIYEASHRPKEQNSVKHIRRQPSERGQVQSDNTRQFRASEVSRRDVSQNKGKEKSVSLAVQAKTNVQKREGKTSTANKNPANQKEKNESKSVRSRPSLQKVGERRTSLSRPSDVLRQNNQKQNSVSYKDVESLKTLAPYHKEKKVSSTGDMSRPTKTVSRIVVNTTTAPRIASLVEPDAGKELSSSRDSRLRSFTGKKRPVNGDIDSDGCGPDNLMKSKDERSIKCNLTIEGCSNWDTADRKNGSDVVSFTFTSPIKKSLPGSTSSSHVLEKSNVLSLFPGSYDDQSDSRASTISPLGSNVIGGDDLGMLLEQKLKELTSKVGSSCEDLIKTGTASISANSLEDSVSIVAYGKRPQVDLLHEKADDNGHSFVDDLRLTATQMWQGPKKVEKPKTASSFMCEREFSVPCSSLVSSLEPSNSGGSCNSLDSYRSLTTDGSKYHLSDGSQEMMNWKSCMRTHLVESDAELLDSASSVSLADKGGEDSTTASTSTNFDESPYWEFRYIRDIIRSSDLMLEDFLLGEAQSIISLDLFDQLENQKTRTNKNVEEQLKIKRRVLFDSVVECLEFRCKQSSGGSFEVWAKWTALVQRKEWLAEEVYREIAGWTSMEELMVDEVVDKDMSTQHGKWTDFSFEAFEEGVDIEKVILSSLMDELIHDFM
- the LOC104224238 gene encoding uncharacterized protein isoform X2; translated protein: MEVEKRSSKGGFLQLFDWNIKSRKKLFSNKSELPENSKQGKENTNGSTNLRFEQAHDYGPGSNSKQMYDFYCASSVTEDGSYGQKAPGVVARLMGLDSLPTSKESDPCVNSSFDCHSFRDSPYINFVADFQNEHHMIVDGNMRNKLDGFRRNPVELKLQKVQSRPIERFQSEILPPKSAKPISVTQHRLLSPIKSPGFIPPKNAAYILEAAAKIYEQSPRPATREKMQSSGSSSVPLRIRDLKDKMEAAQRQSRIYEASHRPKEQNSVKHIRRQPSERGQVQSDNTRQFRASEVSRRDVSQNKGKEKSVSLAVQAKTNVQKREGKTSTANKNPANQKEKNESKSVRSRPSLQKVGERRTSLSRPSDVLRQNNQKQNSVSYKDVESLKTLAPYHKEKKVSSTGDMSRPTKTVSRIVVNTTTAPRIASLVEPDAGKELSSSRDSRLRSFTGKKRPVNGDIDSDGCGPDNLMKSKDERSIKCNLTIEGCSNWDTADRKNGSDVVSFTFTSPIKKSLPGSTSSSHVLEKSNVLSLFPGSYDDQSDSRASTISPLGSNVIGGDDLGTASISANSLEDSVSIVAYGKRPQVDLLHEKADDNGHSFVDDLRLTATQMWQGPKKVEKPKTASSFMCEREFSVPCSSLVSSLEPSNSGGSCNSLDSYRSLTTDGSKYHLSDGSQEMMNWKSCMRTHLVESDAELLDSASSVSLADKGGEDSTTASTSTNFDESPYWEFRYIRDIIRSSDLMLEDFLLGEAQSIISLDLFDQLENQKTRTNKNVEEQLKIKRRVLFDSVVECLEFRCKQSSGGSFEVWAKWTALVQRKEWLAEEVYREIAGWTSMEELMVDEVVDKDMSTQHGKWTDFSFEAFEEGVDIEKVILSSLMDELIHDFM